A genome region from Triticum aestivum cultivar Chinese Spring chromosome 2B, IWGSC CS RefSeq v2.1, whole genome shotgun sequence includes the following:
- the LOC123040148 gene encoding bidirectional sugar transporter SWEET6b, which yields MVSADAARNVVGIMGNCISFCLFLSPAQTFDRICKNKDVEQFTPDPYLATLMNCLLWFFYGLPIVHPNSLLVITINSIGIIIETIYLSIFFLYSPPKKRLKILLVVGFEVAFVASVVVGVLLSAHTYEDRSRIVGIICIVFGTIMYAAPLTVMGKVIKTKSVEYMPFTVSLVNTINGCCWLAYGLIGNDPYVTIPNAIGTVLCIFQLILYVCYYKSTPVTEQNVELPAAATEN from the exons ATGGTTTCGGCCGACGCAGCTCGCAACGTCGTCGGAATCATGGGCAATTGCATCTCCTTTTGCCTCTTCCTCTCCCCTGC GCAGACATTTGACCGGATTTGCAAGAACAAGGACGTGGAGCAGTTCACGCCGGACCCCTACCTGGCGACGCTCATGAACTGCCTGCTCTGGTTCTTCTACGGCCTCCCCATCGTCCACCCCAACAGCCTCCTCGTCATCACCATCAACAGCATCGGCATCATCATCGAGACAATCTacctctccatcttcttcctctactcGCCCCCAAAGAAGCGG CTAAAGATACTTCTCGTTGTTGGCTTTGAGGTGGCGTTCGTGGCGTCCGTGGTGGTCGGAGTGCTCCTCAGCGCCCACACCTACGAGGACCGCTCCAGGATCGTCGGCATCATCTGCATCGTCTTCGGCACGATTATGTATGCCGCCCCGCTCACAGTCATG GGCAAAGTTATCAAGACAAAGAGCGTGGAGTATATGCCATTCACCGTGTCTCTGGTGAACACTATCAACGGCTGCTGCTGGCTAGCCTATGGGCTGATAGGGAACGACCCCTACGTGACG ATCCCTAATGCCATCGGTACAGTTTTGTGCATCTTCCAGCTGATCCTTTACGTGTGCTACTACAAGTCGACCCCCGTCACGGAGCAGAACGTCGAGTTGCCCGCCGCCGCCACGGAGAACTGA